The DNA segment ACCGAAACACCATCTTTTTCTACCTTTCGTATGTTCTCTTGTAGCAGTTCTTGATACCTTGGCTCAATCCTATACATAGACAAAAGGGTCATTCTTTTCATTTCAGAAAAGCAGACATAATCATCAACCAAATGTACATTTTACTATGTATTCTGAGATTCTCAAGTTACAATTCCATTATTTTTGTTTATAAGCAGATGAAGACCTATGCTATAGGGATAGGGGTCACCGGCACCCGTAAAGTTCGACAAAAATTTCATGCATAAATGTATATATCTTtagaaaatagtgatatattagtAGTGAGAATCTAAAAGTACATCCGCGATCTTCAAATTCTGGGTCCGCCTTAATAATACGGATGATTTATTGTGTCTAGAACCATAGTATAACCAAAAGTTATGCAACAGTCTTAAGAATTTTGATCAAATTGCATGTTATAGGCATATGATAAAATGAAAAAGATTGTTCAGACAACTAATATTGTTTAAGCCAAAGTTAAGATTGAATTAATGTAAGAGGACTAACTTACATTTTGTCTTTGGAAGAAAGATTAATCCAAAGTTGCAAGCCCTTATGAGTACCTGGACCTGCAGGCATTTCTGAGTGCACTATACCTCTACCTGCTGTCATCCACTGTATTGAACCAAAtggaaaattataaaattaaaaaaaattaaaaaaaattctttctacCTTAACGGGCGTaactttcctttttatttttatttttatgagttTAATTGTTTCTATGTACTGATAGCGTAAAACTTTTTTTAGCACAATCATGTCATATATAATGTAATTATAGGTAAATCTCGAGAATAAACATTACCTGCACATCGCCCGTCCTGATTGTACCCTTGTGACCAGCAAAATCTTGATGAGTAAAAGCTCCCTAATACAGAAAGCACAAAATTAGCTCCAAAATATTACTACTGTATAAAAAGGCAGCCTGGTGCACTACGCTCCCGTTACGTGTGAGGTccgaaccacaagggtctatAGTACGCAGCCTTACTCTGCATTTCTACAAGTAtttttgcaagaggttgtttctacGGCACGAACTCGTAACCTACCGGTCACATGAATTATTACTGTATAATGTTTGGAATTGAGCAACAAAACTGAAGTTTACCTGTAACATATAAGTTACTGTCTCAAAACCTCTGTGTGGATGGTCAGGAAATCCAGCAGGTGATGAAACTGCAAGAAATCAGAGTGTATGGTTTTCCCAATTAGTAAAAATCAAATTCATTTCTAAAGTaataaaagaattaaataaaacaaagaatATCATTGGTGTTGTAAACATTTACCACTAAACTCATCTAACATGAGGAAAGGATCAAGATTCTGCAATTCAGGCCTGAGAATCAAAATTTTCAAACaattataaaagaaaaatcaGCACTCAAATAGATTAAGAACATTTCCAGTTCTAATGGTAATCAAATCATAGACCTGAATTTTTACACACTTTAATACACTATAAGTCCTAATGGAAAACAAGTTACCAAGAGTTTAAGAcatctttaatttaaaaaaaaaaaaggaaaaagaaagcaCACACACAGAAAATATATGAATTTTGGGAAAGACGGAAACACAAGTAGGAAAGTATTCATTTTCCCCAAAAGctaaaaaggaaaatcagagcgcATGATGTGTGAGCTAGTTATAAGTCATAATACGGTCCATGCTATATTAAAGTGGAGAAGTACAGAGGAGAGGAGCGAACTCATTATTAGAAATCGGTCTCGGAATTTTTTGgagggagccttggcgtaaccggtaaagttgttgtcatgtaaCCAGGAAGTTACAAGTTCAAGCCGTACAAACAACGCCTTGCAAAAACACAGGGTAAagctgcatacaatagacccttctGGTCCTGCCCTTCCCGGAGCCGTGTAATTTCtcagttataaaaaagaattaagaaaaaggaaacaaattTCCAAAAATACCTTCCAATACTTCTCCTAACAACAGCACCATCACCTTCATTTTGAGCTCTGGCTAAGATTTTCTTGACAACCAATTTTGGTCTACTGAAAACAGAGGATTTAGACATGATTTTTgaggattttgatgttgtttgaattGAATATGTTTTGTGTAAATTTATGTTGTGTTATGTTTCTTTTGAATCTACCCTGCTATTTATAGGTGACGAACATCTGATTTGGCAAGTAGAATAGAAGTTTCAAGTGGAGTCATTacttatttttgggatttttgtagttttgatgatttcatgCTTACATCATTATGACGATTGCTTCtcattataatatttttatttggttAAAATGATCCATCTATCTTTTGCATGAATTATAAAAATGGAAGGAATTAATGATACACAAGCaattaacaaaaaagaaaagaagtaaaaagaaTTAACAAAAAACATAAATAAGATACCAGAATTGACCAAAAAACTATAGAATCTTAGATTGTTCTAGATTAGTTgatagaataattgttgtataaTTATATAATCTTGAACAATTCTTTTCTcaatgaaaaatcgaaaatcaTATAAATggatttaaaaaaatactaaaaataccATAGTCATGATTTGAATTTTACACGTAAGAATCAAAACTATATTAAAGTATCTATAAAGTTGtgtgtttacctcaaaaataaaatataaaaaacttAGACGTAAAACAAATTTTGAACTTTATTTTTGCTACACTTGAATACTTTTTTGTGTCAAGAGAAActttttatatataacaaaaaTATTCGTTTTGCACTATTGTGTAAAATAAGGTTTTGGCAAAAATATTGTTTGAACAATTTTATCGACACCTAAATTCGCTTTTAATCTCATGAGCTAATTTTTGAAGCGAAATTAACTACTGTATTTATTTTGTTAGATAATAAAAAACTAGCAAATTCATAAATCAACAAGAAACAGCGTTTGGTAGTTGTCTGCCTGTAAGTTTATTTATTTTGCCGCCTCGATTCGTTGACCGTCACATGGTCTCTGGATTGACCAAATTCTTCAtttaaatactttttttttttgtttcatttcgttTATTTGTATGTTACAAGTGACTTCCTAGTAAAATTTACTATTTTAAAAAGACAATTTACTATTTGGCAGAGTAACGTGGTTGATTTTGCAAAGTAAAAGGAAACAtccaatctttttttttcttcaaaaagcaAATTAGAAGAGTTGACGATTTCTAGATAATTGGAACTTCAAAATTTAAACAATCCATTATTTAGTTATGGAGCTTGGAGAGTTTTGACGAAGACATGTTTAACAATGAAAATGCAGAAGAAAGTTACGGAGATACAAAGAAGGACTAAGGTAACAGATAAAGAAGGAACAAGATTtcaataaattaaaaagaatgaTGTATTTATGAGGAGGTACAACAATCGTTAGCATTGGTCATTATGAAGTGTCATGATGGAATTGTCATTTCGTGACTGACACAGCTgcaaaaaaaatctaaaaagcGTTGAGAAACTGCATATTCAATCATAAGAAGCCACGTGACACgtacattaaataaatatgacATACGTCGCATCGATTCTGAAGGAAGCATAATAATACCGGGGAAACGACGGCAAAATTTAAGCAATCCATTATTTGGTTAAGGAGTTTGGAGAGTTTGTATTTTAAATGGATTCAGAAGTTTCAGGAAAGATGAAACTAAACTTCAAATTCATTTGCCAACGTAAAATTAAATGGCTGTTCCCTGTTGACTTGATATTTTATACTGTTAGAATATAATAATGTTTGATCCAacatgaagtttaagaaaagatttttttttatcacATATTAAAAGTACTATTATAACTTGTAATGCTAAATATACCATAGCATATTTAAGACTATAAGAATATATAAGAATaaaatttaaagtataaattcAAGTAGttccaaatataaaaaaatatcatttttatacaaattaaAAAGCAAGGTATATGTCATATAAATTGGAAGGTAAAGAGCATCAATTTTGCTACTTTAGTGGCTAATGCAACTTATGTTAAAACATTCAGTAATGATTATATAGTCAtacattcaaaaaaaaaaaaaaacactatcACTCATGACTTGTCTGGCTTTTCAGTAAACTGTTGAATTTAAAAATTCGAAAATGATAATGCAATCTGCGGTGTTAAAATTTACATTTTGCATTTTTCAAAGTAAAATTTTTTGGTGTAATAACACTTTATCGTAGAAATGGCGTGGGTAGCCATTTTTTAACATcgtatttaatttttatccagtatttttaataTTGAGCAAAAATAGTCACTACTCTAATAAAATTAATACGATAAgatatttttaccctttctttatgagtgttgtgtaaatattaaggatatggtgtccttaacatttacactgcacacataaagttaaggacgccatgtccttaacatttacactgcacatatgaagttaaggacatgatgtaaagtttaacaacggaaggtgcaaatacatgacactttgtccttaatatttacacagcattcatgaagttaaggacaccatgcaCTTactatttacacaacactcataaagttaaggacattatgtccttaacatttacaccgcacacatgaagttaaggacaccatatccttaatatttacactgcacatatgaagttaaggacacgaggttctaaagtttaacaacaaaaTGCGCAAATACAAGTTAAAGACATTATGTcattaacatttacactgcacacatgaagttaaggacgccatatccttaacatttacactgcacatatgaagttaaggacatgatgtcctaaagtttaacaacgaaAAATGCAAATACAAGAcattttgtccttaatatttacacagcattcatgaagttaaggacaccatgtccttaatatttacacagcaccCATGTCTAGTACATGGGTATTTTCGTCCGaacaattaaaaatttatttagcACTCACTAAaaagtaaatatattttaaatagtgaTTAAAGAGTAAAAACATATCTAATTAGTGGCTAACTATGCACCTCTACCCACTTTATTAGCCTCGAACGCCACGTTCTTTTAACCTTTTTATGCGACAAATGCCATCATCATTAAGCAAAACCTTTAGTAGGACTTTATACATTATTCCTCCGGTCTAGGTTAAGTTATTATCTTATGTTTCGTACATCCATTAAGGAAATACGAACTCTTAGAAATAAAAAgatatatttattaaattaattttaattaattgttaccttgacacattgaaatatgtaaataaaggcaaatttttaaaaaataaaaataattacttcttgattatgtaaaagACATTTATTTTAgatcaaaataaaaagataaaattgtcAATTATTATGGATCGGAGGGAGTAACATTTTTCATGATCATATCAGACAGGGAAAATTTAGAAAAAGTATTGTTGAAAATTTGATGGATGCATTTGATCATAGAAAAGAATCTATGATAAAAATGAAACCACGTAGACGCATTTCGATTGATAATTTAGTAAAAAGACAGCGATTTTTCTCTTGAAAAAATTACacattttcacaaaaaaaaaataaaaaaattatcgaTCGTGATAAGAGATTTTAGAAAGAGCTAATGGTCTTAGTCTACATTTGAATTAATTTGAACTTCTTTCATGTAGTGTCAAAGCCATATCTTAGTAAGAGTCACGATCCTTTCTTGCCTTAAGATTTTGCATTAGATCGCATTTTACCATGTGAGACTTTTAATTAAAAGTAAATTATCAAAATTTACCTAATGAAAATTAAACCTAAATTATTCACCCTCATATaaaagtcaaattaactcaaatttaccaaattcaaCAAGAATTAATTGCTTTTTAAAAGGATTAACACATTTTCATGAAATACCATATTCATACACAAACCCTTTCTCGCTTTAAGATTTTGCATTAGATATTCATAAATTACGGGGCAGATCCAGCCCTTTGTTATTGGGTTCATTTTAGCGTGGATGGAGCACAAAATTTTATGAGTAAAAATTTCTTAAAATTACAACAAATAGTAAATATGAACtcacaactttaaaaatataataagtttaaaactaaaaatcttaGAAGTTGAATCAACAAGTTTTAAATCTTGTATTCGTCTATGATAATTTGTATTCTACCATGAgagactttcaaataaaaataaattaacaaaatttcacatataaaaaattaaaaccaaTATATTTTACCTTTATATAGAAGTCAAATTTACTTAACTTTACAAAACTTCAACAAAGAATCACAATCTCAATTAAATCCCAACTAAGCACCCGTTTGACTATaagaaaatttttaatttttataaaaaatttagTGTTTGGTCATAAAAGTTTTCAATTTTACTTAAAgttgaatttcagaatttttcgaaaattttaaaaactccaaaactGTTTTTAAGTCACTCACAAAAATAAAACAGTACCGAATTATATTATgcacttaaattttcaattatcattttcacGAATTATTTTTAACTTTTTCCGAAATTTCACAATTCTATATATCCAAACGCCCATTAAATTATCCACAAAATGGTTTCCATATGGTGGGTCCCACTTCAACATGTCATGCCAACCCTTTCAATTATATGGGGCCCACCAACTTTTGACCTTAAATAACTCAATCAAACATTATTCAACAAaaccaaaacctcaaaattcttgGATTCTTAGAACTTGCAAAATTTCCAATGGCAAAAAAAGCAGTGTTAATCGGAATTAACTACCCAGGAACAAAAGCAGAACTGAAAGGCTGTATTAACGATGTTAAGCGAATGTACAGTTGTTTAATCAACCGTTTCGGATTTTCAGAGGATGATATTACTGTACTAATTGATACTGATGATTCTTACACACAACCAACTGGTCGGAATATACGTAAAGCTTTGTCGGATCTTGTAGGATCTGCTGAAGAAGGTGATTCCTTGTTTGTTCATTATAGTGGACATGGGACTAGACTTCCAGCTGAAACTGGTGAAGAAGATGATACTGGTTATGATGAGTGTATTGTTCCTTGTGATATGAATCTTATTACAGGTATTTTACTTACTATTTTTTGGATTTAAATCATGGGTTTCCTCCAAAATTTGTTTTTTTGTGTTTGTATAATTTGTGGAGATTGAGAGCTtgattggggatttttttttttttgggggggggggggggggagggatcTTGAGAGGGGGAGATTTGGTTTTGTACTAAAATTTGCTGATGTGTGTGTGCAGAAGAGGATCAACCCTTAAAATTCTTAGCAGTGAACTCTGTAGTTCTGAAATTATGGGTTCGTAATctaatttttgttaaaattttgtgattttttgcgcgcacacacacacataggAGTTTGAGATCTTGAAATGGTGGATTTGATCTGTTTCTGATGACAATTCAGGTGGATCTGAGTTTCAGGGAAATTTGAGAAATTGGGAAATGGAACTTTATAAATGAGAAAAAATGTGTTATTGAAATTGTTGAATGGAGGATGAGAAAAAGTAGGCAAAAAAGGGAATAAAGTTGGTGTTTAGAGGGATTAGCAGTTTAATACATTTAGATTTAGTAGCTTTACCATTGACTTGAAGAGAAAAATAGTAACTTTTTTCCACAAATTTACGGAAAGTGCAGGAATATCCAGGGAACTTCCCCCACTAGTTTGTCTGTTTATGATTTGTGGAGTAGGAATATTGGAATTAAGATATGCAAATGGTTCAATTGATCTGATATTGCCAACAATTCAGGTGGATCTGGATTTGGGGAAAAAATTCAAACTTGAGAAGGTGAATACTAGAAATAGAATTTTGGGTCCGGAGTGCTCAAAATTGTTGAATAAGGAATGAGTAAAACCGAAAAAGAGGGAATAAAGTTGGGGACAGTGAAGGAAAATCCACTGGTCAGTCAAACATTTACAAGAAAGTcattttccttccctttttttttttcctatcCTGCATTTTTCTGTGGAAACACACTTTTACAACTCGTTCTATTCTGTTGGAAACTGAAATCGTTCTTTGCTCGCTACAAGTACTTCACTCTAGCTCTCTGGTTTTCTCCGTGCTTCAAAACCATGTGCTTCTTGGGAGAGGGAAGGTTGCGCCTAATATCACCCCAAATGCTGCTAATGTGGCTATTTAGCTATTTCTTTAGAAAGCTCCTACTAAGATGGGAAATTGCTCGATAAAACTACAAGTACCCAAGTAGAACGAAAAGAAAAACTCCTTTTCTCGTTGATTGAAAGCAGCAAAGGAGGAGCAGCAAAAACTTTTAAGGTTCTAGCGGATGAGCTctctttgttttaaattttttctcATTTCTCATCAAGGTGCTTAATTTGCTGTTCTTTTTCTTAAACTTAACTAAGATCCCTAACTATGTTAGTTGCTTTGTTGAAAAGAATGCCTTACTCATTAACAGGCGGGAAAAaagttcccttttttagggattATGAAGATAAGAAGGATTTGAGGTCTAATCTTATAGAAATTCGTTTCGGGTCAGAGGGGTTTATGAAATGTCTTAATTCATACAGCGGAAATGTGAACTCGAATATTCACCAAATTGTTTTCTCATCGCATACTTCATTCTTTCCATCCCCTTACAGATTTCCATCCTTATTTTCCCTTTTAGGAATATTTGAAAAGCTATTGATGTTTTCTTTGCCAATCCTAGTTCGATATAGGATATCCTATCGCTTTGTATCAGTTTTCATAGCTTTTGTTTTACTTTCTACTTCAGAGCCTTCAGATCTGGTGGTGAAAATG comes from the Nicotiana tabacum cultivar K326 chromosome 14, ASM71507v2, whole genome shotgun sequence genome and includes:
- the LOC107827323 gene encoding pirin-like protein — translated: MSKSSVFSRPKLVVKKILARAQNEGDGAVVRRSIGRPELQNLDPFLMLDEFSVSSPAGFPDHPHRGFETVTYMLQGAFTHQDFAGHKGTIRTGDVQWMTAGRGIVHSEMPAGPGTHKGLQLWINLSSKDKMIEPRYQELLQENIRKVEKDGVSVTIIAGEAMGVKSQVFTRTPTMYLDFTLKQASEHHQPIPESWNSFVYIMEGDGVFGSSDSTPIPAHHCLVLGPGEGLSVWNKSSKPLRFVLIGGQPINEPVAQYGPFVMNTKSEIMQAYQDYQLGKNGFERARHWNSK